ATAATCCTCTAAAACCACAGTTTTTGGAACTCGTATACCCGCTCTTTCCAAAAGCAATAAGCTTAGATACTTATCCCTTGCAGTTACTATAGAGTCTACGGGATTAACTACAGGTTTATTCATCATCTCTATGTGTTTAAATACATTTATTCTTCTCAGAAACATCTCAAGTGTGACAGCAACACCTAGATCTCTTAGGATTACAGCGTCAAAATCTATGGGTTTCAAGGAATTTGTATATACAACAGAGGAATTACCTCTATCTATCAAGGACATGATATCACAAGGCCTTAGATATATCGATGAAACTCCTAGAGAATCTAATGCTAATAATATCTGTCTTGCACTCCATGGAGGAACAAATCTATCTGCAACTACTGCGACTTTCGCCATGGAGATCGCCTTAATCATTAATTTATGTAGATTATGTTATCCAAGTTAAAAATCTATAGATTAATATCGATAAATATGAAACAAGGCTTGAGATAACTATTGCATCAGTTTCTTTAGCACCGCCAATCTCTATAGCTATACGATGTCTATTCTTTTTACTGATTGACAAGAAAATAAATGGGATTATATCAGAACCTAGTGCTATACCAATAATACTTGAAAAAGGAAGTGTATAGGGAAGCCATTCACATCCCCAGAAAATAGTATAGGATATTATGATATGGGTTAAACAATATCTAACTACATTTACTAAAATATATTTTGTTGAGATAAAGGTGTGAAAAGATGCTATAGCTATTGATAAGAGGAGTAATACACTAAATCCGAGAAGATCTACATATGTTCCAGAAATATTCACTAGGCTGGTAAAAAGAGGTACAAGGAATCCACATATGTTGAAGGAAATTGGAAAGCTCTTTGTACATTTAATTGAGCTACAGCTCCTGGAGAAAAAAATAATAAGAATAATGGACATCAATATTAATATAATGAATAGCTTATCAAATCCATGGAGAATAATATATGTGCTTAAGAATGATATTAAATAAATAGTTAAAATATATCTACGCATGATGATTTTATTCATAGTGATCGTAAAAGTTATATCATGAGATATATTCTATAAGCACTAACATACTTAATTCAACTTATAATCTTGGTGATTTATATTAAGAGTTAAGAAGAACTAAATATGCTGGGTTGATATTAAATGTTATATACATTAATAAAAGCCTTAGTATTTTCATGTAGTAGCTATCCTAAGATATGTGCTCCACACCGCTTTACACTCTCGAGAGATTATGATCTTTGTATCTTATCGGGTTTACTAGCAGTATCCTCTATAAATAGCTATGTCGATACTGTAATGGAGGAATATAAATATGGCAAAAGATCTATAAGTGATTTAGAGATTGGTAAAGTAATGAATATGGTATTTATTGAAGGATTGAGAGACCTCAGTACGCAATTCAATGTGATTATAGGTATCACCTCTGTCAT
Above is a genomic segment from Ignisphaera aggregans DSM 17230 containing:
- a CDS encoding hypothetical protein (PFAM: Protein of unknown function (DUF1614)) → MNISGTYVDLLGFSVLLLLSIAIASFHTFISTKYILVNVVRYCLTHIIISYTIFWGCEWLPYTLPFSSIIGIALGSDIIPFIFLSISKKNRHRIAIEIGGAKETDAIVISSLVSYLSILIYRFLTWIT